Proteins encoded by one window of Triplophysa rosa linkage group LG19, Trosa_1v2, whole genome shotgun sequence:
- the cd8a gene encoding T-cell surface glycoprotein CD8 alpha chain isoform X3, protein MYQIYTGFYVILAITQCVGGSTLIAKEQHVVRVDCVPGITGALVFWFRIKGDGPEFLFSSKNKDTKTDVDKKYKVVPSGDMVHLVILSFNKKTDSGVYACAAMNNNKLIFGKHTTVNGEPDPTTPPKITPAPTKSKPAIATTQCACKKTEPKAVLNCETWIFSSLAAGCGLLLLLLVITILYCNRLRTRRCPHHYKRQ, encoded by the exons ATGTATCAAATTTACACTGGATTTTATGTGATTTTGGCCATAACACAATGTGTGG GGGGATCAACACTCATCGCCAAAGAACAACATGTGGTTCGAGTCGATTGTGTCCCCGGCATTACTGGCGCTTTGGTTTTCTGGTTTCGGATTAAAGGGGATGGCCctgagtttttattttctagTAAAAACAAAGATACAAAAACTGATgttgataaaaaatataaagtggTGCCATCAGGTGATATGGTGCATTTGGTCATTCTGTCATTCAATAAAAAGACAGACAGTGGTGTGTACGCCTGTGCTGCGATGAACAACAACAAGCTTATTTTTGGAAAACACACTACTGTTAATGGTGAACCAG ATCCAACAACACCCCCAAAAATTACTCCTGCACCGACTAAGTCAAAACCTGCCATTGCTACGACACAGTGTGCATGCAAAAAAACAG AACCAAAGGCTGTCCTGAACTGTGAGACTTGGATTTTTTCATCTTTGGCAGCTGGCTGTGGTCTTCTGCTCCTTTTGCTGGTCATCACAATTTTGTACTGCAACC gTTTAAGAACAAGACGATGTCCCCACCATTACAAACGACAGTAA
- the cd8b gene encoding uncharacterized protein cd8b isoform X2: MTVPRVWICLFVWTAAATLTTSGATSTILYPKVNGTESLTCECPDHACQEVFWYRYLEKSNSLQFLLYFNSAGTFEHGLQKDEAGLYSCMFKMKINTIPDGYYIRPGVNPPTLQPPTVKIEKPKQSCRSCKPFSPKGCKRSVLWPGIGALLLLAGILAGTLYYFSRLPKKCRHQFAKTNQLR, translated from the exons ATGACCGTCCCTCGCGTTTGGATTTGTCTGTTCGTGTGGACAGCAG CGGCCACGCTGACCACCTCAGGAGCGACGTCAACCATTCTCTACCCCAAAGTCAATGGCACGGAGAGTCTTACCTGTGAATGTCCGGATCACGCTTGCCAGGAGGTGTTCTGGTACAGATATCTCGAGAAGAGTAACAGTCTTCAGTTTCTTCTGTATTTCAACAGCGCTGGCACCTTCGAACACG GACTCCAGAAAGATGAAGCTGGTCTCTATTCctgcatgtttaaaatgaagatAAACACGATTCCTGATGGATATTATATTAGACCTGGag TGAACCCTCCAACGCTTCAGCCACCAACGGTCAAGATCGAGAAGCCCAAGCAGTCTTGTAGATCATGTAAACCTTTCTCTCCTAAAG GCTGTAAGCGCTCTGTGCTTTGGCCGGGCATTGGTGCTCTTCTGCTGTTGGCTGGTATTCTTGCGGGCACACTTTACTACTTCAGTc GTCTACCTAAGAAGTGTCGACATCAATTTGCTAA aacaaatCAATTGCGATGA
- the cd8a gene encoding T-cell surface glycoprotein CD8 alpha chain isoform X2, translating to MMSGGSTLIAKEQHVVRVDCVPGITGALVFWFRIKGDGPEFLFSSKNKDTKTDVDKKYKVVPSGDMVHLVILSFNKKTDSGVYACAAMNNNKLIFGKHTTVNGEPDPTTPPKITPAPTKSKPAIATTQCACKKTEPKAVLNCETWIFSSLAAGCGLLLLLLVITILYCNRLRTRRCPHHYKRQPQNRPAGHAKLPNNF from the exons ATGATGTCAG GGGGATCAACACTCATCGCCAAAGAACAACATGTGGTTCGAGTCGATTGTGTCCCCGGCATTACTGGCGCTTTGGTTTTCTGGTTTCGGATTAAAGGGGATGGCCctgagtttttattttctagTAAAAACAAAGATACAAAAACTGATgttgataaaaaatataaagtggTGCCATCAGGTGATATGGTGCATTTGGTCATTCTGTCATTCAATAAAAAGACAGACAGTGGTGTGTACGCCTGTGCTGCGATGAACAACAACAAGCTTATTTTTGGAAAACACACTACTGTTAATGGTGAACCAG ATCCAACAACACCCCCAAAAATTACTCCTGCACCGACTAAGTCAAAACCTGCCATTGCTACGACACAGTGTGCATGCAAAAAAACAG AACCAAAGGCTGTCCTGAACTGTGAGACTTGGATTTTTTCATCTTTGGCAGCTGGCTGTGGTCTTCTGCTCCTTTTGCTGGTCATCACAATTTTGTACTGCAACC gTTTAAGAACAAGACGATGTCCCCACCATTACAAACGACA ACCTCAGAACAGACCTGCAGGACATGCTAAACTGCCCAACAACTTCTAG
- the cd8a gene encoding T-cell surface glycoprotein CD8 alpha chain isoform X1: MYQIYTGFYVILAITQCVGGSTLIAKEQHVVRVDCVPGITGALVFWFRIKGDGPEFLFSSKNKDTKTDVDKKYKVVPSGDMVHLVILSFNKKTDSGVYACAAMNNNKLIFGKHTTVNGEPDPTTPPKITPAPTKSKPAIATTQCACKKTEPKAVLNCETWIFSSLAAGCGLLLLLLVITILYCNRLRTRRCPHHYKRQPQNRPAGHAKLPNNF; this comes from the exons ATGTATCAAATTTACACTGGATTTTATGTGATTTTGGCCATAACACAATGTGTGG GGGGATCAACACTCATCGCCAAAGAACAACATGTGGTTCGAGTCGATTGTGTCCCCGGCATTACTGGCGCTTTGGTTTTCTGGTTTCGGATTAAAGGGGATGGCCctgagtttttattttctagTAAAAACAAAGATACAAAAACTGATgttgataaaaaatataaagtggTGCCATCAGGTGATATGGTGCATTTGGTCATTCTGTCATTCAATAAAAAGACAGACAGTGGTGTGTACGCCTGTGCTGCGATGAACAACAACAAGCTTATTTTTGGAAAACACACTACTGTTAATGGTGAACCAG ATCCAACAACACCCCCAAAAATTACTCCTGCACCGACTAAGTCAAAACCTGCCATTGCTACGACACAGTGTGCATGCAAAAAAACAG AACCAAAGGCTGTCCTGAACTGTGAGACTTGGATTTTTTCATCTTTGGCAGCTGGCTGTGGTCTTCTGCTCCTTTTGCTGGTCATCACAATTTTGTACTGCAACC gTTTAAGAACAAGACGATGTCCCCACCATTACAAACGACA ACCTCAGAACAGACCTGCAGGACATGCTAAACTGCCCAACAACTTCTAG
- the cd8b gene encoding uncharacterized protein cd8b isoform X1: MTVPRVWICLFVWTAAATLTTSGATSTILYPKVNGTESLTCECPDHACQEVFWYRYLEKSNSLQFLLYFNSAGTFEHGNMADKHRFKGSASSGQRPIYFLRITGLQKDEAGLYSCMFKMKINTIPDGYYIRPGVNPPTLQPPTVKIEKPKQSCRSCKPFSPKGCKRSVLWPGIGALLLLAGILAGTLYYFSRLPKKCRHQFAKTNQLR, encoded by the exons ATGACCGTCCCTCGCGTTTGGATTTGTCTGTTCGTGTGGACAGCAG CGGCCACGCTGACCACCTCAGGAGCGACGTCAACCATTCTCTACCCCAAAGTCAATGGCACGGAGAGTCTTACCTGTGAATGTCCGGATCACGCTTGCCAGGAGGTGTTCTGGTACAGATATCTCGAGAAGAGTAACAGTCTTCAGTTTCTTCTGTATTTCAACAGCGCTGGCACCTTCGAACACGGTAACATGGCGGATAAACATCGCTTTAAGGGCTCTGCGTCTTCAGGACAGAGACCCATTTATTTCCTCCGTATCACAGGACTCCAGAAAGATGAAGCTGGTCTCTATTCctgcatgtttaaaatgaagatAAACACGATTCCTGATGGATATTATATTAGACCTGGag TGAACCCTCCAACGCTTCAGCCACCAACGGTCAAGATCGAGAAGCCCAAGCAGTCTTGTAGATCATGTAAACCTTTCTCTCCTAAAG GCTGTAAGCGCTCTGTGCTTTGGCCGGGCATTGGTGCTCTTCTGCTGTTGGCTGGTATTCTTGCGGGCACACTTTACTACTTCAGTc GTCTACCTAAGAAGTGTCGACATCAATTTGCTAA aacaaatCAATTGCGATGA